aaaatttttaattcaaaattattgacaaattaaaaaatcatattaatttcataattttagggcgaaaaatcgaaaatttattaatcatttaatttccgattaacatggattcaaatctaggtcataaaaaattaaaatttatcataaattaacaatttttatggtggtttctaatcatggatacctaattaaatcgtcaattaattatgaaaatcaaatcaaattctaaattattcgaatttcaacaaattaattacaattataaattaggttgtataattaacaagcttaggcattcaaatttgttaaacatatacagtaggtcaatcaaaaattcaagatttacaacaagaatcgcaaatattcaatttaacatcttaaaattacaaacttttgcgttcgaaaaactaaaacctccgaaaagtcatagttaggcttcgaatttgggaattctgggttcggccggaaaatattatttttgtcaaaattttagaatgtcttttacatgcggaattgacacaaaaatcactcgatttcgttgagtaacgaagaaactgccgaaaaactgcgtacatataattaaataaacgcaatttgcaattaattaacaattacgaaaattaatcacccctttttaattctttgtaaatttgtaaaatttaaccatgttaagcaataattgattatgcaattaataagaggctcgtgataccactgttaggttatgatacatatgaacaacataaatcatgcggaaaaacctatatgccaggattcaaattaattgcacataaccaaataattagtctagaatgcatacactttgtagcgtgccctccctagctgcgcccgaaccgaacaagaacaagtctttaggactccaagtgtcgtccctccgtagaaagtccacagcacgtccggatccgccttaagattgaccaactagaatcgcccttaaggtactagtaatattcggctaatatggggcaagtgtttggctgaatttttgcttaaattcttaccttttgaatacttgaaactccgTCCTTAAATTGTGAGCcaaggccacatatttataggggtatggaaagggaattggaatcctactaggatacaaattagcttaattagaattttattaaaactcttattaactaatttatccgttaggattaggaatttaatcattgaacgaatcccattagatttaggatttgtatcggacacaaacGCACACGAGCATGGCCCTTGCGGGCGttcagcccacgcaagccttgcggcccacgcgagcctcgcagcccacgcctcgcagcccatcgcgcgcgcgcagcctgctggcagccttggcctgctgggcctggcgtggccttggttgcctcgtgtggcgcgctggcttgctggacgcgagcctggcttcgtgctgggccttcgtctagcaagtctcgtccgatgctaattcgtacgacgcacttctgattaatttcccgattccggaattcatttccgatacgaacaatatttaatatttccgattccggaattaatttccgtttcgaacaaatatttactatttccgtttccggaattattttctgattccaataatattttcgattccgacaatatctccgtctccggcaatatttcagattccggtaatatttccgtttccgataatattttccgatacgtaccatgtttccgtttccggcaacatctacgacttggataatatttatatttccgatgcgatccatatttccgtttccagagtattcattattttcctttgacgatacctggatccgtcgattccgaatatccatagatagagtatttaatgctattaaatacttgatccgtttacgtactatttgtgtgaccctacgggttcagtcaagagtaagctgtggattaatatcattaattccacttgaactgaagcggcctctagctaggcattcagctcacttgatctcactgaattactaacttgttaattaatactgaaccgcatttattagacttaacattaaatgcatacttggaccaagggcattatttccttcagggggTGACGTCACTTAacgcacatttggcaatatagccaaaaacATTGGCCCAAGAATtaggggtcagctgggccaggCCAATGTCAAAACCATCCAAAACATCCATTACAAAAGGGTGTAAGGGAAATCTAAGGCCCAATCGGAAGGCGGCCGTATAGACAGCAACCTCTCCCGAAGAAAGACGATCTACGGTACTATGAGGACGAGGACACCTAAAACTAAAAGCACGAGGCAAGAGCAAGAAACTCTCAAAGTCACGTCCTTTCTCCTTTAGGTACCTCAATCATTTCCTGCTTGGGAGGATGTCAGAAGGAAACAAGTCCACGTCCTCTTTTTCACGAACCATGGGAGGAAGATTTTTGGCAAACTCTTCTTCTGAAGAACTGGAAGAGTCATCTTCGAAATCCTCACGTGGGATACGGGGACGACAAGCCACACTCTTTCTTCTCCTTGAAGAACGAGCCGCCCTGGAACCCCCGTCTCCTGAATGATGTGAGGAACTAACTCCTCCCCTATTTCCATGGGACGAGTTCGAAAAGGGAGCCCTGATGTCCCTCTCTCGGGGTGCTGCCCATGCACCCACATTGGCCGTCTGTTTAATACGTGTCATGCCGCCCTGCATAAGCAACATGACGTCCGActtaagaaaagaggaaaaggcAACAAGCGAGGACGCCGTCCAGATACAAGAGGAGTGCGGCGATCGACAGGACGTCTCCCCAAGAAATAGAAGCACCAAAAGAAAAACTTTAATTACATACATAAATGAAGAAACAAAAAACTAACAAGAACGCGTACCAAATTACCAATAAGTGATCAAACTGCTGAACTCTCAGGAAAAATCGTCCAAACTCCAAGAACAATGAATGAAGAGTCCAAGAACACCCAAGGCACACACAAGAAGATCTTCGAAGGGAAAATcgatttctctctctaaaaatctcTTTGAAataacaaaaggaaaattagAGGAAAATAAACGATTTGTGGAGGTTTTAAAGAGGAAACCAGGTCCTGAAAAGCAACCGCACGTGGCACTCCACCATGTCAAGAAGATTTCCCCACATGGGTGAGGGGCACCCTCCTTGAGTggaaaatgatgtggcctaaactaAAGAGTGACACGTTGCCTTCTTATGTTAGCCCAAAAAGGAGGCCCAACTCAGAAAGGTCCCCTTAGCCCTAGAAGGCAACCTCACAGAAGACTCATGTCCTGATATGGACTTGGCATATAACTACGCTGAGCCATGAGACCTGCATGGCCAACTCGATCATACCTCAAATTCATACAAGGCCAAGTGCCCACATCCAGGTCCAAGACCCATCACTTAGGCCCAGGAGGTCTATTTGCTTGGTAAGATCCCAAGTTATCCATGATAAAAGCCCAACGCTTAAAGGGTCCATCAGGTCTAAATCAGACCTCCTACTATTGGAAACGTGTCCCAATCTTAGAGATCACTCAATCATGCAGCCAGGGTTtagggatcaattcccaagaaaccgTAGCACTATATATAAtgcagatcccaaggtaaaacgagcattcaattcattcccacctaccttaaactatatttgctctgccttctctctacaaattacttctctctctagccaatacttacttaggcatcgggggaatattcctacgggaatattcttgttttgcaggttgcaggaagatcgtgCCAGTGCATatttgatacctccgaggaacgtgtgacacgtcatcaccacaaaagatcccacaacacatTTAATCATAAAGCAAGACTCGATTCAAGACACGACTCGATTCAAGACACGACTCGACTcaagacacgactcttgactaaagattaattagaataagcatcGAACGAGTCCTTGAAAAGAAATGTCCAGTGGGCGAgtgttgggagccaaccaaataCTAAAAGAAATAATAGTAACCCTATGTCAACTTTGTTGACGTAATTTCATGCGCCTATAAAAAGCAATACAATGTCTTGTATCACTAAATAGAAGTAACTTCCCTCCGGTCTCGTACTTctcccattgttcatactcaaggtgcatacgttccaagagttttgaagcttattAAGGTTcgctttacgtttattaatattttattaaaagtcGACTCAAGACaacaatcaaataaataattaataaacgaACAACTAAACAATACTTCTTTTAAAGATCCCTTAGGACTTGTGAACAACACACAAATGACTCCAATGAATTACTCATTTATTCCTTATCAACATGGTTCTACATGTGAGTCCACAACATGCCTGTTAATATGCGGGTTGTGCACTAGGCACGAATAATTCATAATTCAATTCACCTTGACAATAACTCTGTAATGTATACCCTACATATGTGGTTACTAAAGTTCGTGTATACGCTACATATGTGGTTACCGAAAATGTATACCATACACTGACAAATCACGTGTGGTTTACTAAATAGTGCAACATGGCATGGACGATTTGGCTCATAAAATGCTAGACCTTACGTACAACAGCGTAAATAACTTGCTTGCATGCGCATAAACCTTACATGCATAAAACATACTTGGACAGTTAACATGCTTGTTACAAACTTCAACAAGCATAaataatcaaacatgtttgctaACAtactcaaacatgaatccaataatccaagtaaacatgaatcACAACAACATAGACATAACATGTATTCACATGATTAATTGgctcgccctagacttgtacgtaccttgagtaCCTAAGTAATGAGGCCACTTTGTGATTCAATCCACTTAATTAGAAGTTCCCTCCtaacataaaataaacaaacttAATTATTCTTCATGTTCATTAATTTTCTAGCAACGTTATTGAATTTTAAACCGCTTGAACTAATTAGATATTAGTCGTTattaataagaataataattctaattaattgtTTAAAATCCTAAcatgaaatttaattaatttcatgcataaaacacTTAAAAATTGACACGTTAATGATcataaacgaatctgaaaattcatattgattatcataattaaaactaacatctaattatgctaatcaattaatCATATGAGTTTATTAAAATCCCAACCCTAATTCatcattaaaatcaattaaactcataaaaatcaaagctttactttataatttaaatatgaaaattacaAACTCCATAAATAAATTCAACACCAATAATCCAACATCAAAAATCCATAATTTGGTATTCAAAACCAAtcccaaaataattaaaatcatcaatcaaaataaaatattcataatttaaaaatgataaTTTAAATAGAGATATATTAGGAAGAAGTAAATCATATCGGCTGGCTAAATAGCACGAaaacggtggtggtggtggccggAAAAAGGGAGGCGAGAAAAGGTGTGTGCACGGTGCAGTAGCGCGGGCATCCGCATGCTGTTGATGTTGCTTCTGTGAGGTGCTGCGCGGGCGGGAAGGCAGGGGCAGCAGGCTGGGAGCTGGGCGAGGGGTGACGCGAAGGGCGAGGCAACTGTGTTGTTGGGCGTGCAGGTGCTCGTGCACGAGGAAGAGATAGAGccgagtgaggagagagaaagtgagggaGAGAAGTttgagggtttatgaatttaatGTAGGGATTTAAtgagtatttatagttttcgaTTCCCTTGATGGGTTAGGCTTAGGAAATTCAAAGATGAGCTTCATTAAACAAGATTGGGTTTGCTTCATATGTTTGGGCTAGCAATTGAAATTGGATTGggctaaaatattttaaaactcGTTTTGCTTTTCTAAAATGCAATTAAATTccccaaattaaaaataaaattgttttctcaaattaaaaataataagcatttaccaattgaggttggcatgagtagTTAAGGGcatcttgctccttaaccaaggtctcgggttcgagccttgggaatggaaaaaatctcaactgggagggatgctgcccatcgaggtacccatgttAACTCCCGcaggagattagtccactcgccgaaggcggtgggaactcctcgtagtagaacaaaaaaaaaagtattctttaattaataaaatacatttacataaatatttaaatgcaattttaatttataaaatctataaaatgctttatacggagtaaatatattaaatatatttataattacttaaaaTACAGGGTATTACACAACCAAACGTCCCTTAAGAGATTATCATCTTCAATGCGAAGATTTTTGATGTTGAGCTTCAGCCGTGAAAGCTTGAGTATTGCCCAAATGCCCAATGCCCAAGTTGAAGGTGCAGGACAAAACATATTTGCCACTAAAATCTATATATAAGCATTTTTTTGGTCAAGAATGAGCCATACAAAATACTAACTTACAAATATGAGAAGAAGATTTGAATTCGAAACCTATCCTACAGAGACCTTCAAGTTGACAAGATATATATCCAATCTAACCATGTAAAATGCCCACTTGAATTTGTGAAATTCCAAATGAATAATACTAATATACTATATAGGCAAAATTCATGCATTCTTGGTTCATAGAATTGGATTAAACAATACTTTGGCTCCCTCCATAACCCCAAGCAAAAACCCTTGTGAAACCCAGACTTGTGTACCTTTCAAAACCACCATATCAGCTTAAACAAACACCGGAAAATGATTCTCACCGCCACAACCATTCTCCGCAAAACCCCTCTTTTCCTCCCCCGCTCctcaattctctctcctccccgcAACTTCACCTCCATTTCACCAAACCCACTTCAAAGTTTCAACTCAATTTTCAGTAATAGGCAGTTGGGGTTTCCTGGGTTGACAAAGAAACAAATGGGTCAAGGTTATTCTCGGGTTTCCGCGATTTCCGGAGGTGGTTCCGGCGGTTCGTCTGGTGGTAATGACGGCGGAGTGTTTGGCGGGTCCAGTGATGACGGTGCTGGTGGTGAAGGTGATGGCGGGAATCAGTCTAAATGGGGTTTGTTTGCATGGTAAATGCTTTATTGCTTTTTATTTGTGAATTTTTTGATTTAGCTGCTACTGCAGTGGATAGTTGTGCGTAATTTGTTTTACTATAGTAAGAATGTGGTAATGAAGATAGACTTAATTAGTtaattgtgaatttgtgattgtTAGTGTATGGATAGAGGTGGGTATAAGCCGAAATTGAATTGGATGACGCATCTTTGTGCACAGGGTATTAGCCATGTTAGGAGAAATATGTGAGCTTTATAGATGACAATGGAAAATGGTTCATTGTGAATTGTAATGATCCAGAAACAGAAAAGTAAAAACAAAATCATTGCAGTATGATGGTTTTAATATGTATAGGAGGTGGTTATAAGCACGGTCGAAGTAGATGAGGAAAACACCTTGTTTGTGTATAGGGAATATTGGGAATTCTTTCTTAGAGAATCATGTCAGCTTCATAATACTGGCGGTGAAAATTGGTTCCATTGTGATGATCCAAAAAAGAATagtgaaaaaaaaatgattgcattgtgaatttgtgatggtATTGATATGTGGAGGGAGGAAGTACAACCATACAAGTGTGACATGTGATTGAATTGAGTGAAAAAACAAGATGGTTGCTTATACTGAGACCTTATTAGCTCAGAGTTTATCATTTTAGTCAAATGTGCTGATTGTTCTTTGTTGGCTTGACTGTTTAGTTTTGTCTTTTAGTTGTATCATTGTTATTTTGTTACTGCCTATAAGATTCACTAGTTTTGAAAATTCTTGACTTTGTCAAACTGGAAGTGAGGATTGAAGAAGTGGATCGGAAGAATGGATACTTCAAATCTGTTGAGCTGCATAAAATAAAATGGGTGCCATATCCTTTTATTTGTTTGATTAGAAGTGCCATCTCCTTTTATTAGCAGGCTCTCCCTTCCCCCTCGGGTAACTCATCTATACGGGGTATTTGGTTTGTGGTGCTATTTTATATAGTAGGCTTAGTATTGGCTGCAAATCTTGCTTTGTTGCATGATCAAGTTCTATATAATTTATGATGCGATCGTCACAGGCCTCACAGCTATATTGCTTTGTATTATGACGAACTAAATCAAAATGTCTCAAAATCTCAATAGgttttttacttggtaactttAGGTCTATCAaagttatttgttcaaaagGTAACAAAATTTATGAACTTGCTAATTTTTctaaagctataaacttgctagTCTACAACTCATACTCCACGGATGTTTGTCATCAGGCTTTTCTTAAGGCTATTTTGAAAGGCAATACAAGCTGTTGCATAATTATGTATTTCTGACTGGTACTTTAGCATGTAAATTTTGTGTACAAGAGGAAATTGCTGAATTAGTGTATGCAGTaaattttctataattataatcaCTTTAGCGATTTTCGCAGATGCTAATTCATTGGGTTACAGGTACATGGACCTTCTAGTGAAGTCTCCTGTCTTGACAAAATCTGTGACTTCCGCATTGTTAAACTTGGTTGGAGACTTGATCTGTCAGGTATGACTTCTCACTTCTCTGTTGTAATCCTCGAAAGGAAGGTTGAACCATGTAGTTATTTACTTTTTTCTGTTGGGTTCGTGTTACATTGTTTAATTTCCCAAATGTTGCCTATTATTGATTTGGAATTGTCAGTTTGGTGGACCAGTCTCATAAAAGGCTCATGATAAATATTTCTTTCCTCTCAAAACAATTTGGTAGTCTACTTCATGTTTATTTTAATGTATCAATTCCTTTATATATCCAAGTTATTTAGGTTCTGAAAAGTTGTGGTACACCTACAAACACAAATTTGTAGCATGGCTTCTTAGATTCCTCAAGTGCATTCTGCAAATTCCTGTCtatgttaatttatgtttctgtGTCACAACCCTTTAATGTGCTGGTAAATTGGAAAACCAAGCTACACTTTGATTGTCTGGTGCTTGATATTAGTGGCTTGCTTCAGTCCGTGTATTTTGATAAACAAATTCTGTATAACTGATATTGGTATTTTACTCATACAGCTTGCTATAGATAAAGTGGCGTCTCCGGATTACAAAAGGACCTTCACGTTCACCTTTTTAGGACTGGTTTTGGTGGGTCCGACACTGCATTATTGGTATGGCTTCAGAATCCAAACATCATGTAGAAATTATTTCAAAGTTCCTTTGTGGATTACACTTTTCACTGGAGAATTAACAACTTATACCCCGTAGTAGTTTATAAGGTTCATTTCGAATATGTCCAGGCCTCGTTTGGTTGGACAAAAATGTTTTTCAATATTATTGTGGTCTTGAACCACAGATATATCACAAAACCCCCCTATTTTTTGAGTTGCAGCACtacaaaacaaaaatttaaaataaaactgGCTGTTGATCATAGCCCACCGAGCCGCCTATGCTTGCCCACCACATGAATTACTTCCTATCCAATCACTCTTGGCCTTGTTTTATCCCTATCTGAAATGAGGCACAAGATAAGAAGACCATCACACCATCAGCGCCCGTGAGTGGCCTAACCCCTGCCGTCTTCTGCCATACTCAACGGCGTTTAGTCTCCACCATAAGCAAGGCAGGTGACTGTTGGGTGGCAGACAGGCTACACAAAGAAAGTTGTCTACTAGCAAAAAAGCGTTTGTTGACACAAACCATGGCTTCCCTTCTAAATTGTTTGTGTGGTGATAGTTCAgcaggaacacttgacaagaggggggggggtgaattgtttcttgggaacttgggtaagtttcttgcggaatttaaacaataaagaaactGTGATCAATAagcgaagaaagatatgaaactgaggaaccttcttcatcctaatcaagaagaacctcacaactcttttgtattaatgtaatacctctattacaaatacactctttaactcgagttcctctcgaacacgagttccccacagcaatccccgtcgattactgtgctcctctttctcactctgacttaactctaagtcactctttctctctctgacttaactctaagtcactcaaggatcactcaacctttaaacccaaaatacaatttgatagaaaacactagtacgtaataaagcttatagtaataactaataaggaactcaaggaacactctttttgtaaactgattcttttaaaacgtttaagctctttaagatatattttgcaGAGATCAGTTGTGTTTgaaaaagcaaaaactcttttccttttatagaggagttttacttaaggttggatacccatgtttccctcaactacccactaactgttactgctcagtaacatgggcatagttggagagaaacaggggagaccaaatcaaacactaattgcACGTTTAATTGAAAAGTACTGGGAAGAGTTTAAGGATCATGGGAAAACCTTTTGCTTGGTAAACAAGGAAAATGGAATTTAGAATCCtatgtttttatttattaaattcattttatttattaacaaagattttcttgattaaaactcttttataattacagttaatatttttcaattaaaacgtaccaaaatacttaggttccttttgttccaaactacgtataaacaatattaaatacttacataaatcctaaacataatcTCATATGTtatagtcttcatgttgcacctttaggaagcttcactcgaagtcttCACAGTTtgtttgttccttctctggaacatcgaggatccacataatatatgaggatttcgcctaaggatctcgcctttgtaaacttgccaaatgattaattcttcaacgtagtgtctgacatggatcaagtgACTTGCATATATTCCactttgcttagtttatccaacttaggatctccctaacttagcattatccctctaaggatctcggaacctattttgcaacataacttaaccaatagtcaggagtttgctttgtcatcattaaaactttagggtcaacatgTGGTGGTGTGTATGTGTGTGCGTGTAGGGGGAGGGGGGGATGTTTTTATCAGGTGGATTGGAAAACAATTTTTCAGCCCACGTTTCCCTTTTTTCAGCCCATGTTTTCCCATTTTCTTCCCTCCCAACCAAAACAAAAGATAGTTGTTTTTAT
This sequence is a window from Spinacia oleracea cultivar Varoflay chromosome 1, BTI_SOV_V1, whole genome shotgun sequence. Protein-coding genes within it:
- the LOC110792604 gene encoding protein sym-1, encoding MILTATTILRKTPLFLPRSSILSPPRNFTSISPNPLQSFNSIFSNRQLGFPGLTKKQMGQGYSRVSAISGGGSGGSSGGNDGGVFGGSSDDGAGGEGDGGNQSKWGLFAWYMDLLVKSPVLTKSVTSALLNLVGDLICQLAIDKVASPDYKRTFTFTFLGLVLVGPTLHYWYLYLSKLVTVPGASGVFLRLILDQFFFAPIFIGTFLSTLITLEGRPSQVVPKLRQEWFSSVIANWKLWIPFQLLNFGFVPQQFQVLASNFVAVIWNVILSFKAHTAVVTK